GCAGGAGCTCTGCAAGGCCCTGCACCTGCACAGCGCATTGATCTACGGCGGCGTCGGCTTCACGAAGCAGAACGCCGACCTGAAGCGGGGCTCCGATGTCATCGTGGCGACGCCCGGGCGCCTGCTCGATCACATGCACCGCGGCGCGGTGAAGTTTAATGACCTGGAGATCCTCGTGTTCGACGAGGCGGACCGCATGCTGGACATGGGCTTCCTGCCGGACATCAAGCGCATTCTGGCGAAACTGCCCGCCGACCGGCAGACCCTGATGTTCTCCGCCACCTTCGCCCCCGAACTCCAGCGCCTGACCCGCAATATGATGCGGGATCCGCAGCGCATTGAGGTCGGCGCGGTTTCCAAGCCGGTCGACGCCGTGCGGCAGTTGCTGATCCCCGTCCGGCAGGAAGACAAGTCCAAGATACTCATCGAAATCCTCGAAGAAGAGGAGATCGACACCGCCATTATCTTCCTGCGCACCAAGATCCGCACCGAACGCGTGACCAAGCTCCTCCGCAAGCACGGGTACAAAGCCACCGCGATTCACGGCGACCTGTCCCAACAACTGCGCCAGAAATCGTTAGATGGATTCCGGCAGGGCAAGTACAACCTGCTGGTGGCGACGGATGTGGCCGCGCGCGGGCTCGATATCGACGATATCAGCCACGTGATCAATTACGATATCCCGGAAAACGCCGACGATTACGTGCACCGGATTGGGCGCACCGCGCGGGCGACCCGCGAAGGCGACGCGATTACGTTCGCGACGCCCACGGATCACTCTTCGCTGGCCGAAATTGAACAGACTATTGGAAAGAACCTGCCCCGGAAGGAGTACGAGGGCGCGCCCAACGTGCTGACCCTGTGGCATCCGCCGGGATCGAAGCGCCCGGCGCCCCGCGCGGGCGTGCGCCGGGGCCGAAGCCTCATGCGGCGGCGGTAGGGGCCCGCGTATGCGGGCCGGAACCGGGAGGCGCCGGTGCGGGATAGTACTCGCGGTCGAGGGGTGCGCCGCCCGTCCCGGCTGGATTGGATTTATGGGGCGGTTCTGTTATAATGGATACGGTGAGACGTGCCCATTTCTAAGTCCCTTTCTTATATGCGCTTAGGAATGCGGGCGTCTTTGATCTTCGCGACCGCGGCGCCCCCCGGAATGACACGCGCTTGAACGAGAGGGATTGAATTGTTCGGATTTCTCCGCAGGATTCCCGGCCTGTTTTCCCACGACATGGCCATCGACCTGGGCACTGCGAATACCCTGGTCTACGTTAAGGGCCAGGGCATTGTCTTGTGTGAGCCGTCCGTGGTCGCCATCAACACCAAGACCGGTAAACCACGGGCGGTGGGCAACGAAGCCAAGAACATGATCGGGCGCACGCCGGGCAACATCATCGCCATTCGCCCCATGAAAGACGGCGTCATCGCCGATTTCGAGATTACCCAGGAAATGTTGCGGCACTTCATTCAGAAGGTGCACAACCGCAACCGCCTGGTGTGGCCCCGCGTCGCCATCAGCGTGCCCTCCGGCATCACTGAAGTGGAAAAACGCGCCGTAATCGACAGCGCCATGAAGGCCGGCGCGAAAAAGGTCTACATCATTGAAGAGCCCATGGCGGCGGCGATTGGCGCGGGCCTGCCCGTCCACGAGCCCCAGGGCTGCATGGTCGTCGACATCGGCGGCGGAACCACCGAGGTCGCCGTGATCTCCCTCGGCGGCATCGTGTTCGCAAAGTCCGTGCGCGTGGCCGGCGACGATATGGACCAGGCCATCATCCAGCACCTGAAGCGCACCTACAACATGGTCGTGGGCGAGCGCACCGCCGAAGACATCAAAATCGCCATCGGATCCGCGTTCCCCCTGAAAGACGAGTTGGAAATGCAGGTCAAGGGCCGCGACCAGGTCATGGGCCTGCCGAAAATCATTACCATAACCTCCGAAGAGATCCGGGAATCCCTCAGAGAGCCCGTCAGCGCCATGGTGGACGCCGTCCGGGTTACCCTCGAGCGGACTCCGCCCGAGCTCTCCGCCGATATCGTCGATCGCGGCGTGGTGCTCGCCGGCGGCGGCGCCAACCTCCGGGGGCTCGACCAGCTCCTGGCGAAGGAAACCGGGCTGCACGTCACCGTTTCCGAAGACCCGCTCACCGCCGTCGTATTGGGCACGGGCAAGTTCCTCGAAGAGCTGAAGAATTACCCGGACGAGGAGATGTGACGGAGTCGAATTCTTGAATCTCGCCCGAACCATCTCGGCGCACCGCCCCGAAGTCATCCTGGCCGTGCTGAGCGTACTCTCGCTCGCCTCGCTGGCCAGCGGCGCCTCCTCCACCATCATCCACAATGCGCTGACGCGCGCCGTCAGTATTACCGGCTACCCCATTCTTGCCGCGCGCACCGCCGTCGAGGAGGGGATCGCCTACACCTTCGACTTCATCTGGAATTACAACGCGCTCCGGCGCGAAAACGCGAAATTCCGGCAGGTCCAGGCCGAGCTCGAAGTGGCCCGGTCACGCCAGGAGGAACTGGCGGCGGAAAACCGCCGCCTCCGGAGTATGCTCGGATTCGCGCGCTCCGAACCCCGCTACACCCTCATGCCCGCACGCGTGATCGAGAACCTGCGCGGCATGATTACCATCGACCGCGGGCGCGTCCACGGCATCGAGCCCCGCATGGGCGTCATCACCAGCGACGGCGTCGTCGGCATGGTGACCGAAGTCCACGACTTCACCGCCGGCGTGGCCACACTGCACCACCGGGACTGCCACGTCGCCGCCATGGTCTACCGCAACCGCGTCCGCGCCTACGACGGGGTAGTCAAGGCCAACGGAACCGACTATAATTACATCTGCACCATGGACTTCATCGATATGAAGAACGAAGTGCGCAAGGGCGATATCCTCGTGACCAATCCCGAGAGCCTGTTTCCCGCCGGCCTGCCGGTGGGCACGGTCAGCGTTGTCCACGAGACCGGCGGCGCCCTCTGGCGATGGGCCGAGGTGGAGCCCGCCGTAAACCCCTACGTGCTCGACGAAGTGTTCGTGGTCACCCGATACGTGCCCGCCGAACCGTATTTCACGGGCTCCGGACAGCAAGACACCTACCGAACGGCCAGGTCGCTGGCGCCGGCCCTGCCCGATGATCGCAGCATACAGGAACGATTCGCACCATGAGGCCCATCGCCCCGAACAATTCAGGATCCCATGCTCTATAATCTCATGTGGATAGTCACCGTGGTGGTCATGGCCCTGCTGCACACCACTTGGCCCGACTTTCTGACCCTTCAGAACGTCAAGCCGGATCTCTCGCTCATCCTCGTCGTGTATTTCGCGATCGCCGAGGGCGAGGAGCGCGCCAT
This is a stretch of genomic DNA from Candidatus Hydrogenedentota bacterium. It encodes these proteins:
- a CDS encoding DEAD/DEAH box helicase, whose translation is MKFEEFEDLDPRCLRVLQQMGIETPTPVQEQSIPVALAGHDLIATAQTGTGKTLAFALPALTRLAREKERRNRMLVLVPTRELAIQVETVMQELCKALHLHSALIYGGVGFTKQNADLKRGSDVIVATPGRLLDHMHRGAVKFNDLEILVFDEADRMLDMGFLPDIKRILAKLPADRQTLMFSATFAPELQRLTRNMMRDPQRIEVGAVSKPVDAVRQLLIPVRQEDKSKILIEILEEEEIDTAIIFLRTKIRTERVTKLLRKHGYKATAIHGDLSQQLRQKSLDGFRQGKYNLLVATDVAARGLDIDDISHVINYDIPENADDYVHRIGRTARATREGDAITFATPTDHSSLAEIEQTIGKNLPRKEYEGAPNVLTLWHPPGSKRPAPRAGVRRGRSLMRRR
- a CDS encoding rod shape-determining protein, yielding MFSHDMAIDLGTANTLVYVKGQGIVLCEPSVVAINTKTGKPRAVGNEAKNMIGRTPGNIIAIRPMKDGVIADFEITQEMLRHFIQKVHNRNRLVWPRVAISVPSGITEVEKRAVIDSAMKAGAKKVYIIEEPMAAAIGAGLPVHEPQGCMVVDIGGGTTEVAVISLGGIVFAKSVRVAGDDMDQAIIQHLKRTYNMVVGERTAEDIKIAIGSAFPLKDELEMQVKGRDQVMGLPKIITITSEEIRESLREPVSAMVDAVRVTLERTPPELSADIVDRGVVLAGGGANLRGLDQLLAKETGLHVTVSEDPLTAVVLGTGKFLEELKNYPDEEM
- the mreC gene encoding rod shape-determining protein MreC, with the protein product MNLARTISAHRPEVILAVLSVLSLASLASGASSTIIHNALTRAVSITGYPILAARTAVEEGIAYTFDFIWNYNALRRENAKFRQVQAELEVARSRQEELAAENRRLRSMLGFARSEPRYTLMPARVIENLRGMITIDRGRVHGIEPRMGVITSDGVVGMVTEVHDFTAGVATLHHRDCHVAAMVYRNRVRAYDGVVKANGTDYNYICTMDFIDMKNEVRKGDILVTNPESLFPAGLPVGTVSVVHETGGALWRWAEVEPAVNPYVLDEVFVVTRYVPAEPYFTGSGQQDTYRTARSLAPALPDDRSIQERFAP